In one Cloacibacillus sp. genomic region, the following are encoded:
- a CDS encoding tripartite tricarboxylate transporter substrate binding protein, giving the protein MFKKLAVMLAIVMFCSCISVGVPAQAATWPKEKPFTMLIPFATGGGTDFNARLVAKIMGDILGVRVNSINRTGGQGVVGHTAIAKGAPDGYTLGDIECELNMMHWSGLTSLTYKDLTPIALIVSVGGAVFVKEDAPYKDMKELIAVIKKTPGKLKASGASHGGIWHLCAAGMLQAEGLKANDVVWVPNDGAAPSLQDLAAGGLDFVVCSPNEAGPLVNAKKVRPLVTITKTRVAEWPKIPTLKEATGSKWQLDSWSGIAAPAGLSKEMKKNLGDTIKKVWESKEFQDTMKKAGKTPAYLGPDEFKQFLKEMDENYGKVMKSVGIVK; this is encoded by the coding sequence ATGTTTAAGAAGTTAGCGGTGATGTTGGCGATAGTTATGTTTTGCTCTTGTATTTCGGTAGGTGTTCCTGCTCAAGCGGCCACGTGGCCTAAAGAGAAGCCATTTACCATGTTGATCCCCTTTGCCACCGGAGGGGGGACGGATTTTAACGCCCGACTTGTGGCAAAAATTATGGGCGATATTCTTGGCGTCCGTGTCAACAGCATTAACCGTACGGGCGGCCAAGGTGTAGTAGGACATACCGCCATCGCAAAAGGCGCTCCTGATGGGTATACTCTGGGAGATATCGAATGTGAACTTAATATGATGCATTGGTCTGGACTAACAAGTCTAACTTATAAAGATCTGACGCCAATTGCCTTGATAGTTTCTGTCGGAGGAGCTGTCTTTGTCAAAGAAGATGCACCTTATAAAGATATGAAGGAGCTTATAGCCGTTATTAAGAAGACCCCTGGAAAATTAAAAGCATCGGGAGCGTCTCATGGCGGAATATGGCATCTCTGCGCAGCGGGTATGCTACAGGCTGAAGGACTCAAGGCAAACGATGTTGTTTGGGTTCCTAATGACGGCGCCGCACCGTCGCTTCAGGATCTTGCCGCAGGCGGCCTTGATTTTGTTGTTTGCTCTCCTAACGAGGCCGGCCCGCTGGTTAATGCAAAAAAGGTGCGCCCGCTCGTAACGATCACAAAAACCCGCGTTGCCGAATGGCCGAAAATCCCTACCCTTAAAGAGGCTACCGGCTCAAAATGGCAGCTTGATTCATGGAGCGGTATTGCCGCCCCCGCAGGGCTATCAAAGGAAATGAAGAAAAACCTTGGTGACACAATCAAGAAGGTCTGGGAGTCAAAAGAATTCCAGGATACCATGAAAAAAGCTGGAAAAACCCCTGCCTATCTTGGACCTGATGAATTTAAGCAGTTTCTCAAAGAAATGGACGAGAACTACGGTAAGGTTATGAAATCTGTAGGCATCGTAAAATAA
- a CDS encoding D-2-hydroxyacid dehydrogenase, with translation MKDGKVHIHIENSRSSVEVFKATQGQIDDLLKRNADFAEQLYITIGSSGYDELEKWTDEDFNEYYSYMSTADILVGYSFPTENIAGYAPNLRWIHFISSGVEHISPFTWVPDGIKLINNRGIHLPKSGESFATFLGMLNAAMPRLMTGQRNHKWDRVFTTVIKNKKLVVFGVGNQGGEMARRAKDMGLVVTGIDPYCKEHRYCDAVVGMDKMQEVFRDADFLAITAPLTKETKGIIGREQLGWLPKRAGIINVSRGPLLDEAALDEKLRNGELSGAILDVFCVEPLPEDSPLWTTPNLVITPHVSSDDLVNYIPLTLDLTIENLRNEIAGRQMRNIVDISMEF, from the coding sequence ATGAAAGACGGTAAAGTTCATATCCATATTGAAAACAGCAGAAGTTCTGTCGAAGTTTTTAAAGCAACGCAGGGGCAAATTGATGACCTGCTTAAGAGAAACGCTGATTTTGCCGAGCAGCTGTACATAACAATTGGCAGTAGCGGTTATGACGAGCTTGAGAAATGGACAGATGAGGATTTCAATGAGTATTATAGCTATATGAGCACGGCAGATATTCTTGTCGGGTATAGTTTTCCTACTGAAAATATAGCAGGCTACGCCCCGAATCTTAGATGGATTCACTTTATCAGCTCAGGCGTTGAGCATATTTCTCCTTTTACATGGGTTCCCGATGGTATTAAGCTCATCAATAACCGTGGTATTCACCTCCCAAAATCAGGAGAATCCTTTGCTACATTCCTTGGTATGCTGAACGCAGCCATGCCGCGCCTCATGACAGGCCAACGTAATCACAAATGGGATAGAGTCTTTACTACTGTCATAAAAAATAAGAAACTTGTGGTCTTTGGTGTTGGCAATCAGGGTGGCGAGATGGCAAGACGTGCCAAAGATATGGGGCTTGTGGTAACGGGGATAGACCCTTACTGTAAAGAACATCGTTATTGTGATGCAGTTGTTGGAATGGACAAAATGCAGGAAGTTTTTAGAGACGCAGATTTTCTGGCCATTACCGCACCGCTTACAAAAGAGACAAAGGGCATCATTGGTAGGGAGCAACTTGGATGGCTGCCGAAAAGAGCCGGGATCATCAATGTATCAAGGGGCCCTTTGCTTGATGAGGCTGCGCTTGATGAAAAACTCCGGAATGGCGAATTGTCCGGAGCGATACTAGACGTCTTTTGTGTGGAGCCGCTTCCCGAAGATTCGCCTTTGTGGACCACTCCTAATTTGGTGATAACGCCGCATGTTTCCTCCGATGATCTTGTGAATTACATTCCGTTAACACTTGACCTTACAATAGAGAATCTCCGTAATGAAATTGCAGGCCGCCAGATGAGAAATATCGTCGATATATCAATGGAATTTTAG
- the garR gene encoding 2-hydroxy-3-oxopropionate reductase translates to MDKIGFIGLGIMGKPMAKNLIKAGYSLVVFDINKEAVEELCVCGAECVSSPEEVAKESSNLIITMLPNSPNVQKVVTGDDGIIKGMKKGQIVVDMSSIAPIVSRELCALLKEKGVEMIDAPVSGGQEKAKDGTLAIMVGGNKEAFEKVRPVIAKMGASVTYIGESGAGQITKLVNQMIVGINISAVAEGMILAKKAGVDPRKVFEAIRKGLAGSQCMEDKAPRMLEGRYEPGFRIGLHIKDILNVLETSRAVNCSVPFSVQVLEMMLSVANHGGENLDHASISRYYEVINNLSLQESVES, encoded by the coding sequence ATGGATAAAATAGGATTTATAGGCCTTGGGATTATGGGAAAACCAATGGCTAAAAACCTCATTAAGGCGGGGTACTCTCTTGTTGTATTTGACATCAATAAAGAGGCAGTAGAGGAACTTTGCGTTTGTGGAGCAGAATGCGTTTCTTCACCCGAAGAAGTAGCAAAAGAATCTTCAAATCTTATCATCACAATGCTTCCCAATTCTCCAAATGTACAGAAAGTTGTTACCGGTGATGACGGAATAATAAAAGGCATGAAGAAAGGGCAGATTGTGGTTGATATGAGCTCAATCGCTCCCATTGTCAGCAGGGAGCTTTGCGCGCTCTTAAAAGAAAAAGGTGTAGAGATGATAGACGCACCTGTTAGCGGCGGCCAAGAAAAGGCTAAAGATGGGACGCTTGCAATCATGGTTGGCGGTAATAAAGAGGCCTTTGAAAAGGTACGCCCAGTAATTGCGAAGATGGGGGCTAGTGTTACATATATAGGCGAAAGCGGAGCGGGACAAATCACTAAGCTTGTAAATCAAATGATAGTCGGAATTAACATCTCCGCAGTTGCAGAAGGAATGATTCTTGCAAAAAAAGCAGGAGTCGATCCGCGCAAAGTCTTTGAGGCCATACGAAAAGGACTCGCGGGTAGTCAATGTATGGAGGATAAAGCACCCCGAATGCTGGAAGGGCGCTACGAGCCAGGATTTAGAATAGGGCTGCATATTAAAGATATTCTAAATGTACTAGAAACAAGCAGGGCGGTAAATTGCTCGGTTCCGTTTTCCGTGCAAGTCTTAGAAATGATGCTTTCCGTAGCCAATCATGGTGGTGAAAATCTAGACCATGCATCGATCAGTCGTTATTACGAGGTAATTAATAATCTCTCTTTGCAAGAATCAGTAGAGTCCTAA
- a CDS encoding D-2-hydroxyacid dehydrogenase: MNEKLNIMVMTAEDSLKVFRMTQERVDAAMKKYPEFIDSINISRTITTTSFENDPSWNEEDYKKFRRDIKEADIVVGYMFPLKEIALLAPRLKWIHIIGAGIEHLLPLDWLPKGVILTNNRGAHAPKTYEYAMMALLMLGNHMPRLACAQRKHFWDGHFVSVIKGSKVAILGAGKQGSAVALAAKQLGMQTVGVDINQIPKENFDEILPPSELHKVLRSADYVVVTLPLVEDTFHFVGEREFSVMKKGAGFVNISRGKIVDNDALICSLEAGHISGAVLDVFEQEPLPKDSPLWSVPNLIISPHMGCDDEENYIDRTFDIVFQNLRRLKAGEALDNVIDIEKGY; this comes from the coding sequence TTGAATGAGAAATTGAATATCATGGTAATGACGGCGGAGGACAGCCTCAAAGTGTTTCGCATGACACAGGAACGCGTGGATGCCGCTATGAAAAAATACCCAGAGTTTATAGACAGTATAAATATTTCAAGAACAATTACAACGACGAGCTTTGAGAATGACCCAAGCTGGAATGAAGAAGACTATAAAAAATTCCGTCGGGATATAAAAGAGGCGGACATCGTAGTAGGCTATATGTTTCCGCTTAAAGAGATAGCGTTGCTTGCGCCACGTCTTAAGTGGATACATATAATAGGGGCCGGAATAGAACATTTGTTGCCGCTGGATTGGCTGCCCAAAGGTGTGATACTGACCAACAACAGAGGTGCACATGCTCCGAAAACGTATGAATATGCCATGATGGCTTTGCTTATGTTAGGAAACCATATGCCTAGACTTGCATGCGCGCAGCGAAAACATTTTTGGGACGGGCATTTTGTCTCCGTTATAAAGGGTTCCAAGGTTGCAATTCTTGGTGCAGGCAAGCAGGGGAGTGCCGTTGCTCTGGCCGCGAAACAGCTTGGAATGCAGACAGTTGGTGTCGATATAAATCAGATACCTAAAGAAAATTTTGATGAAATATTACCCCCGTCGGAACTTCATAAGGTGTTGCGTTCGGCGGATTACGTCGTTGTTACTCTCCCACTGGTAGAAGATACATTCCATTTTGTCGGAGAAAGAGAATTCTCTGTGATGAAGAAGGGCGCTGGTTTTGTAAACATAAGCCGGGGGAAAATAGTAGATAACGACGCGCTGATCTGCAGTCTAGAAGCCGGGCATATCTCAGGTGCCGTGCTTGATGTTTTTGAACAGGAACCGCTTCCTAAGGATTCTCCGCTTTGGTCTGTGCCCAACCTTATCATCTCGCCGCACATGGGGTGTGATGACGAAGAAAATTATATAGACCGTACCTTTGACATTGTATTTCAAAACTTGCGTAGGCTTAAGGCTGGAGAAGCACTTGATAATGTGATCGACATAGAAAAAGGTTATTAA
- a CDS encoding FadR/GntR family transcriptional regulator — translation MADLFSKQDSTKKPAIIVKRILSLLEEGALKPGDKLPNELDIVKQSDISRTSVREALSALELMGIIVRVPGEGTYVTEDALFGRFGPRGILEKFLEDTERVNGSFEALEARMVLEPSVAVMAARRAEPEQITKMEDLLEASMKALEDNNIELFLDIDGAFHMAIAEATNNEEILNVSKNLLMKANVHMWRRYKEDLGLLESTVVAHRKILEAIKERDPKKAGYFAEHHLAKYVK, via the coding sequence ATGGCAGACTTATTTTCGAAACAAGATTCAACTAAAAAGCCAGCAATAATTGTAAAAAGGATTCTATCTCTGCTTGAAGAAGGAGCGCTTAAGCCCGGAGATAAGCTTCCTAACGAGCTTGATATTGTAAAACAGAGCGACATCAGTAGGACGTCTGTTCGCGAAGCGTTGTCTGCGTTGGAATTGATGGGGATTATTGTAAGAGTTCCAGGAGAAGGTACATATGTAACGGAAGATGCCCTGTTTGGTAGATTTGGGCCAAGAGGAATTTTAGAGAAATTCCTCGAAGACACCGAACGAGTAAACGGGTCCTTTGAAGCTCTTGAAGCTCGCATGGTATTGGAGCCTTCTGTTGCTGTGATGGCGGCGAGGCGTGCAGAGCCAGAACAGATAACAAAGATGGAGGATTTGCTAGAGGCTTCTATGAAAGCGTTGGAAGATAACAATATTGAACTTTTTCTTGATATTGACGGCGCCTTTCATATGGCTATAGCTGAGGCGACGAACAACGAGGAAATTTTAAATGTAAGCAAAAATCTTCTGATGAAGGCTAATGTCCATATGTGGCGCCGATATAAAGAGGACCTGGGGTTGCTTGAAAGTACCGTTGTAGCACATAGGAAAATTTTGGAGGCGATCAAGGAAAGAGATCCCAAAAAGGCAGGTTATTTTGCCGAGCACCATCTGGCTAAATATGTTAAGTAA
- a CDS encoding tripartite tricarboxylate transporter permease: MLDILFQAVNIVFKPEVLLVMLASSIYGIVIGAIPGLTAVMAVSLIMPIAIFLDPVPALAAIIACDAMAVFAGDIPGTLLRIPGTPASGAYTDDSYKLTQQGKAEMVLGANCFFSAIGGLFGLVALMCAAPVLAEVALNFSTYEYFWLACLGLTCATFMTSQDTIKGIASLFLGLFITTIGYDSITGQPRFTFGSTELLAGIHVIPVLIGLFAVSEIMRRVSSTTPPSTAYDGKIGHIYKGIFPLWRAHLPNFFRGNIIGVVVGALPGAGADIAAWLAYAISKKFSKTPEKFGTGHMEGIIESTSANNSALASAWIPAFVFGIPGDVTTAMVIGILYIKDLKPGPTAFLDHPEIIYSVFICFAIANIMMLVLGYFSIKTFRHILRIPPFVLLPVILVFCIVGAFSINNSLFGVAVMLFFGLLGYIMEENNFPISPMLLAIVLGNLMEKNFIISMVKSNGNIVDFFNRPIAGSLAVVAILIWVYPVLKKIYKTAMA; encoded by the coding sequence ATGCTGGATATTCTTTTTCAGGCCGTCAATATAGTTTTCAAGCCAGAAGTATTATTGGTAATGCTTGCGTCGTCTATTTATGGAATAGTTATTGGAGCCATTCCCGGACTTACCGCAGTTATGGCGGTATCCCTTATTATGCCGATCGCAATATTTCTTGATCCTGTTCCGGCCCTTGCTGCAATTATTGCCTGCGACGCAATGGCTGTATTTGCCGGCGATATTCCTGGAACGTTACTGCGAATCCCTGGGACTCCCGCATCGGGTGCTTACACCGACGATTCCTATAAACTTACTCAACAGGGAAAGGCAGAAATGGTACTTGGCGCCAACTGTTTCTTCTCGGCGATAGGAGGGCTTTTTGGACTGGTTGCTCTTATGTGTGCCGCCCCTGTTCTTGCTGAAGTTGCATTGAATTTTAGTACCTATGAATATTTTTGGCTTGCGTGTCTGGGGCTAACATGTGCTACATTTATGACGTCGCAGGACACCATCAAGGGTATTGCCTCACTATTTTTAGGGCTTTTCATAACTACCATTGGATACGATTCTATAACAGGACAGCCGAGATTTACCTTCGGCAGTACAGAACTGCTCGCTGGTATCCATGTTATCCCCGTTCTCATAGGGCTTTTCGCTGTCTCAGAAATTATGCGGCGCGTTAGCTCGACGACTCCGCCATCGACGGCTTATGATGGCAAAATCGGCCATATATATAAAGGGATATTTCCTCTATGGCGTGCTCATCTTCCTAACTTCTTTCGCGGCAATATTATAGGAGTTGTTGTCGGAGCTCTTCCTGGAGCAGGGGCCGATATTGCGGCGTGGTTGGCCTACGCCATCAGCAAGAAATTCTCAAAAACTCCTGAAAAATTTGGTACTGGACATATGGAAGGTATCATTGAAAGTACATCGGCCAACAACTCTGCTCTTGCTTCGGCCTGGATTCCAGCCTTTGTTTTTGGCATCCCTGGAGATGTAACAACGGCAATGGTTATAGGAATCCTCTATATAAAGGATCTTAAACCGGGCCCCACTGCGTTCTTAGATCATCCTGAGATTATCTATAGTGTATTCATCTGTTTTGCTATTGCGAATATAATGATGCTCGTATTGGGATATTTTTCTATAAAGACATTTCGTCATATTCTACGGATCCCTCCGTTCGTACTTCTTCCGGTGATCCTTGTATTCTGTATTGTCGGTGCCTTTTCAATAAACAATAGCCTCTTCGGGGTTGCCGTAATGCTGTTTTTTGGATTGCTGGGATATATTATGGAAGAAAACAACTTTCCGATTTCTCCTATGTTGCTGGCGATTGTGCTTGGAAACCTTATGGAAAAGAACTTCATTATTTCCATGGTCAAGTCGAATGGAAATATAGTTGACTTCTTTAACCGTCCTATAGCGGGTTCACTCGCCGTGGTTGCAATATTGATTTGGGTATATCCAGTTTTGAAAAAAATCTATAAAACAGCAATGGCTTAG
- a CDS encoding tripartite tricarboxylate transporter TctB family protein, whose product MKISDKIFGMVLVCFSLFVLVYARSLPSLPGYAYGSGFFPAVAAVFILGCGVMLILRGLKTKDKLVVLGEWTKSPTLVANICLIPANLVFYMLVSTLLGFVPTVIIMITFTIWWLRRKLKSSFIVAVASSLLIYVFFSKIMLVPLPAGFIGL is encoded by the coding sequence ATGAAAATCAGCGATAAAATATTTGGCATGGTGTTAGTATGTTTCTCTTTATTTGTATTGGTTTATGCTCGATCCCTTCCCTCTTTACCGGGATACGCGTACGGATCCGGGTTTTTTCCGGCGGTGGCCGCGGTATTTATTCTTGGGTGCGGAGTTATGCTTATTTTAAGAGGGCTGAAAACAAAGGATAAATTAGTAGTGCTCGGTGAATGGACAAAATCACCTACTCTTGTCGCTAATATCTGCCTTATTCCGGCAAATTTAGTTTTTTATATGTTGGTCTCCACCCTATTGGGCTTTGTCCCCACTGTTATCATCATGATTACATTTACAATATGGTGGCTTAGAAGAAAATTAAAATCTTCATTCATAGTGGCCGTTGCAAGCTCATTATTGATTTATGTATTCTTCTCTAAAATAATGTTGGTTCCGCTTCCTGCCGGATTTATTGGCCTGTAG
- a CDS encoding D-2-hydroxyacid dehydrogenase codes for MKKLQIHIMNNRHSAYVYQATEEQVLDAIARNRDIADRFCVTMGSSEYDYDRWTENDLNSFFTRMKEVDILMGYTFPTEHIHTYAPHLKWIHFNSSGVEHITPFAWVPEGLSLTNSRGVHQPKSGETFAAYLGMLNSAIPKLYTAQRKGQWERVFTTVIKGKKLVVIGIGCQGGEVARQGKRLGMNVTGIDPVIKEHPYCDEILTVDKLEEALKSADFLVIAAPLTKSTYRMIGERELGWLPKTASLLNVSRGQLLDAAALDKKLRTGALAGAILDVFDKEPLEYESPLWTTPNLIMTPHVSSDDPVNYMPRSLDILMCNVRNYLEGKPLVNLVNLDTEF; via the coding sequence GTGAAAAAACTTCAAATACACATAATGAATAACCGCCACTCTGCCTATGTATACCAAGCGACGGAAGAACAGGTACTTGACGCGATAGCTAGGAACCGTGACATTGCGGATCGGTTTTGTGTAACGATGGGCAGCAGTGAATATGATTATGATCGTTGGACGGAAAATGATTTAAACTCTTTCTTTACCAGAATGAAAGAGGTGGATATACTCATGGGATATACGTTTCCCACAGAGCATATCCATACCTATGCACCTCATCTCAAATGGATACACTTCAATAGTTCCGGAGTGGAACATATAACTCCTTTTGCCTGGGTTCCAGAGGGACTCTCTCTAACTAATAGCAGGGGCGTCCATCAGCCAAAATCGGGGGAAACTTTTGCCGCATATCTTGGAATGCTCAATTCTGCAATTCCTAAGCTTTATACAGCGCAGAGGAAAGGGCAGTGGGAGAGAGTTTTTACCACCGTTATTAAAGGGAAAAAGCTGGTCGTTATCGGAATTGGATGTCAGGGTGGAGAGGTTGCTAGGCAAGGCAAGCGCCTTGGTATGAATGTGACGGGAATAGATCCTGTAATCAAAGAGCATCCTTATTGTGACGAAATATTGACCGTCGATAAATTGGAGGAAGCGCTGAAGAGTGCGGACTTCCTCGTGATAGCGGCTCCGCTTACTAAATCAACCTACAGAATGATCGGGGAAAGGGAGCTTGGCTGGTTGCCAAAGACAGCATCGTTGCTCAATGTTTCTCGAGGACAGCTGCTTGATGCCGCTGCACTTGATAAGAAGCTACGAACTGGAGCGCTGGCCGGGGCTATACTTGACGTTTTTGACAAAGAACCACTTGAGTACGAATCGCCGTTGTGGACGACGCCTAACCTGATAATGACCCCGCATGTATCATCTGATGACCCTGTAAATTATATGCCAAGAAGCCTTGACATACTTATGTGCAATGTTCGCAATTACCTTGAAGGCAAGCCCCTTGTAAACCTCGTGAACCTAGACACGGAATTTTAA